The following coding sequences lie in one Paenibacillus durus ATCC 35681 genomic window:
- a CDS encoding papain-like cysteine protease family protein codes for MKTRRKVLAIFGSFLVISLLVVQTSFAFSGLAAIGAGIQKQEQTNWCWAAVSQGILNYYGKSVTQTDFVKKVKGAAVNNPASDAEVKSGLSSYGISSTQITWALSYTNVVAEIADNKHPIYAGWSWTSGGGHALLIKGIDNSHLTDSTDWVYYLDPADGSLNKASYSWVVNGTGHVWDGTLYNIHN; via the coding sequence ATGAAAACAAGACGGAAAGTACTGGCGATTTTTGGTTCCTTCTTAGTTATATCTTTGTTGGTTGTCCAAACGTCCTTTGCCTTTTCAGGACTCGCGGCAATTGGGGCCGGTATTCAAAAACAAGAACAAACTAATTGGTGCTGGGCAGCAGTATCGCAAGGAATTCTAAATTATTACGGGAAGTCTGTAACTCAGACCGACTTCGTAAAAAAGGTAAAGGGTGCTGCTGTAAATAATCCTGCATCGGATGCAGAGGTAAAATCTGGGCTAAGTAGTTATGGCATAAGTAGCACCCAAATAACTTGGGCATTATCCTATACCAATGTTGTTGCTGAAATTGCAGACAATAAGCACCCGATTTATGCAGGCTGGTCATGGACCTCTGGCGGCGGACATGCTTTATTGATAAAAGGTATAGACAATTCTCACTTAACCGATAGTACAGACTGGGTGTATTACCTGGACCCTGCTGACGGTTCCTTAAATAAGGCAAGCTATAGTTGGGTTGTAAATGGAACTGGTCACGTTTGGGACGGCACGCTTTATAATATTCATAATTAA
- a CDS encoding helix-turn-helix domain-containing protein has protein sequence MSKLIHLRNDCYIDLDRAILVKDGLPCSLTPTETRLLQTLATNPGHIVTYNRLLNELQTYQPHLTRHELHVYVSRLRKKFDTKLDIQNFILVVKGVGYLLITEGLNRL, from the coding sequence ATGTCTAAGTTAATACACTTGCGTAACGATTGTTATATTGATCTAGATAGAGCAATTTTAGTCAAGGATGGTCTGCCTTGTTCTTTGACCCCCACTGAAACCAGGCTGCTTCAAACACTTGCGACTAATCCCGGACATATCGTTACTTACAACCGATTATTAAATGAACTGCAGACATACCAGCCACACTTGACTCGTCATGAGCTTCATGTTTACGTGAGTCGCTTAAGAAAGAAATTTGACACTAAGTTGGATATTCAAAATTTTATACTCGTGGTTAAAGGCGTTGGCTACTTATTAATCACGGAAGGTCTAAATCGTCTTTAG
- a CDS encoding ABC transporter substrate-binding protein → MELSDAHFMRLATALQSPGRPEEPVRVTIEQLSELLSCTPRNVKFILRRLEEKELISWKAGRGRGHTSLLTFLRSTEEIWEETFQELLAKGKMKEAIELIGAPEVSSLLRERLWTELNRQMGFHSEPEASSGQDVLRMMRNRHLERLDPAFVFTAFEAYIIGQVCNTLVSYEAASGSFLPGLAHTWEHSEDYTRWTFYLRKGVRFHHGRTLTAGDVKYTLERLFQVDSPSLWQYRDIEEVRTEGDYTICFCLSRPNLFFLHVAGSLYMSILPGDVSFSGIPVGTGPFRVANLNEDVLTLTAFDDYYAIRPLLDKVEIWFFPEKTGNDRQYELSGADSDDLMPWNQYNSSIDYPALGCRYIVFNLRREGVHHRKEIREALRIAYDRVALIRELGRSRYIPADSFLPWVSKERWVEERNLAEAAELLRRAGYADEPLRLAYPPKKEESQEAEWLQKRCRAVGLNLMLHPLDSRDHEHVLQEADLLLAEEVLEDDWEWGMMNFYKNEQNYLHLMLNCRDTDLLDRELENVFQLPPQKRAASLLQAEQLARDNFWMLHGCHLNKRAKLSQSLLGLHTGSFGFLDISKLWVKSGREKDVQG, encoded by the coding sequence GTGGAACTGAGTGACGCCCATTTTATGCGGTTGGCAACTGCTCTGCAATCTCCCGGAAGACCGGAGGAGCCGGTTCGCGTGACGATTGAGCAATTGTCCGAACTGCTGTCCTGCACTCCCCGCAACGTCAAGTTTATTCTACGGCGGCTGGAGGAGAAGGAGCTGATCTCGTGGAAGGCTGGCAGGGGAAGAGGGCATACTTCGTTGTTAACTTTTTTGCGGAGTACGGAAGAAATATGGGAAGAGACTTTTCAGGAGCTGCTCGCAAAAGGAAAAATGAAGGAAGCGATTGAGCTGATCGGAGCGCCCGAGGTGAGCAGTCTCCTAAGAGAAAGGCTGTGGACGGAGCTAAACCGGCAAATGGGCTTTCACAGCGAACCGGAAGCTTCTTCGGGGCAGGATGTGCTGCGTATGATGCGGAACCGCCATTTGGAGAGGCTGGACCCGGCTTTTGTGTTTACGGCATTTGAAGCATACATCATCGGACAAGTCTGCAATACGCTGGTGAGCTATGAAGCCGCAAGCGGCAGCTTCCTTCCGGGGCTTGCCCATACGTGGGAGCACAGTGAAGATTATACCCGCTGGACGTTTTATCTGCGAAAAGGGGTTCGTTTTCATCATGGACGGACATTAACTGCCGGCGATGTTAAATATACATTGGAAAGGCTGTTTCAAGTGGACAGCCCGTCGCTGTGGCAGTACCGGGACATAGAAGAGGTGAGAACGGAAGGCGATTATACGATTTGCTTTTGCCTAAGCCGTCCGAACCTGTTCTTTTTACATGTAGCCGGAAGTTTGTACATGTCCATTCTACCGGGCGACGTCAGCTTCTCGGGTATCCCAGTCGGTACCGGCCCTTTCCGTGTGGCCAATCTGAATGAAGATGTGCTCACGCTTACCGCATTTGATGACTATTACGCCATCCGGCCGCTGCTGGATAAGGTGGAAATCTGGTTTTTTCCCGAGAAGACAGGCAATGACCGGCAGTACGAGCTTTCCGGCGCGGATAGCGACGACCTTATGCCTTGGAACCAATATAACAGCAGCATCGACTACCCGGCGCTCGGCTGCCGGTATATCGTGTTCAATTTGCGACGGGAAGGGGTGCATCACCGGAAGGAGATCCGCGAGGCTCTGCGCATCGCATATGACCGGGTCGCGCTGATTCGTGAACTCGGGAGAAGCCGCTACATACCTGCAGACAGCTTCCTGCCTTGGGTCAGCAAAGAGCGGTGGGTGGAGGAGAGAAATCTAGCCGAAGCCGCGGAGCTGCTGCGCCGTGCGGGATATGCAGATGAGCCGTTAAGACTGGCCTATCCGCCCAAGAAGGAGGAAAGCCAGGAAGCCGAATGGCTGCAAAAAAGATGCCGCGCAGTCGGATTAAACCTTATGCTGCACCCGCTTGACAGCAGGGATCATGAGCATGTTCTGCAGGAAGCCGATTTACTCCTTGCGGAAGAGGTGCTGGAGGATGACTGGGAATGGGGGATGATGAATTTTTACAAAAATGAACAGAACTACCTTCACCTAATGTTAAACTGTAGGGATACCGATTTATTGGACCGCGAACTGGAAAATGTCTTTCAGCTTCCCCCGCAGAAACGCGCCGCCAGCCTGCTTCAAGCGGAACAGCTTGCCCGGGACAATTTCTGGATGCTCCACGGCTGCCATCTCAACAAAAGAGCGAAGCTCAGCCAGAGCCTGCTCGGCCTGCATACAGGCTCATTCGGGTTTCTGGATATTTCCAAGCTGTGGGTCAAGAGTGGGAGGGAGAAAGATGTGCAGGGTTAA
- a CDS encoding MDR family MFS transporter, which yields MKQTLRHVHPLAWTIIIGTMFGRLVTSMSIPFLSIYLTKVLGASPTQTGLTIAVSSLAGVSISFYGGYISDIIGRKKVMLVSIFSWALVFVGFAVAGHLWVFLIVNTLNGLCRAVFEPTSRVLLSDITPAEHKLLVFNLRYAAVNLGVVFGPIIGLQLGSAKSTFPFLIAAIIYIAYGLVLVLQFALHGKNLPARSVSKAPRLREALAVTSRDRVFLPILLGTIFCVLGYGHFDSTLAQYLALNTHFADGGKAFSYMLSLNAITVLVVQYPVVRTARHFPPVVPLILGNICVVAALILFGLAGGLPLLMFSVVLFTIGEVLLFTMMDMLIDRVAKPEWKGTYFGTIGFNGIGSVMAPILGGLLLDHLGPEHGLAIFIPLALMTALGLPFLLTAHRRLTARERSINLQYVLDRKC from the coding sequence ATGAAGCAAACATTACGCCATGTCCATCCCCTCGCATGGACCATCATTATCGGGACGATGTTCGGAAGGCTGGTCACCTCGATGAGCATCCCCTTTCTTTCCATTTATTTGACCAAAGTACTGGGCGCATCGCCGACGCAGACTGGGTTGACCATAGCGGTCAGCTCGCTGGCCGGAGTCTCGATATCTTTCTATGGCGGCTACATCTCGGATATTATCGGGCGCAAAAAGGTGATGCTGGTGTCGATTTTCAGCTGGGCCTTAGTGTTCGTCGGCTTTGCTGTGGCTGGACATCTGTGGGTGTTTCTGATTGTCAATACGCTTAACGGATTATGCCGCGCCGTCTTCGAGCCAACCTCAAGGGTGCTGCTGTCGGATATTACCCCCGCAGAGCATAAGCTGCTGGTCTTTAATCTGCGCTATGCTGCGGTCAATCTGGGTGTCGTCTTCGGTCCGATCATCGGCCTGCAGCTTGGTTCGGCAAAATCGACTTTTCCGTTCCTGATCGCCGCCATCATCTATATCGCCTACGGACTCGTGCTTGTTCTGCAGTTTGCCCTTCATGGCAAGAATTTGCCGGCTCGTTCCGTATCCAAGGCCCCTCGGCTGCGCGAAGCGCTCGCCGTAACAAGCCGTGACCGCGTGTTTCTGCCGATCCTACTAGGTACAATCTTTTGTGTACTGGGGTACGGCCACTTCGACTCGACACTGGCGCAGTATTTGGCGCTCAACACCCATTTCGCAGATGGGGGAAAAGCCTTCTCCTACATGCTGTCGCTAAATGCGATTACGGTACTCGTCGTCCAATATCCCGTTGTGCGGACAGCCCGCCATTTTCCGCCGGTCGTCCCGCTGATCCTCGGCAATATATGCGTCGTGGCCGCTTTGATTCTGTTCGGTCTGGCCGGCGGCCTGCCTCTGCTTATGTTCAGCGTCGTGTTGTTCACGATTGGCGAAGTGCTGCTATTCACGATGATGGACATGCTGATTGACCGGGTCGCGAAGCCGGAATGGAAAGGGACTTACTTCGGAACCATCGGTTTCAACGGTATAGGCAGCGTTATGGCGCCGATACTTGGCGGCCTGCTGCTTGACCATTTGGGCCCGGAACATGGACTCGCTATATTCATCCCACTGGCTCTCATGACTGCGCTTGGTCTGCCCTTTCTCTTGACTGCGCACCGTCGCCTGACAGCACGGGAGAGATCCATCAACCTCCAGTATGTTTTAGACCGGAAGTGTTGA
- a CDS encoding FusB/FusC family EF-G-binding protein produces MSKPFIRNHQYNVIKKQAEFIQNTLRNVADRSVLETVRYRSVTNIIEAFPYLTENQQKMLEQISTFETAYDFQRYLTELEPYLESYPPITLQQIQKLFSKNKKLKVPDLGSIDFRFVTYLSWVDIAANRLFIVYPFEGQFIGIEGKITPTNKKGYCLFCNRHHELAFFLVKTKPAIPSPDNYAAIGQYVCMDNQVCNQSITDTGSLEKFILSVRK; encoded by the coding sequence ATGAGTAAACCATTTATTAGAAACCATCAATATAATGTCATTAAGAAACAAGCGGAATTCATTCAGAATACATTGCGAAATGTAGCGGATCGGAGTGTCCTGGAAACCGTAAGGTATCGCTCCGTGACGAACATTATTGAAGCATTTCCTTACCTAACAGAGAATCAGCAGAAGATGCTGGAACAAATATCGACCTTCGAGACGGCATACGATTTCCAAAGATATCTTACCGAATTAGAACCATACCTGGAGTCATATCCACCGATTACGCTACAACAGATTCAGAAGCTGTTCTCTAAGAATAAGAAACTGAAAGTACCTGATCTGGGTTCAATCGACTTTCGATTTGTGACGTACCTCAGTTGGGTGGATATTGCCGCGAACAGATTATTCATTGTATATCCGTTCGAAGGACAGTTCATCGGTATCGAGGGGAAAATTACGCCGACAAACAAGAAAGGGTATTGCCTGTTCTGTAATCGGCATCATGAGCTTGCATTCTTCTTGGTCAAGACCAAGCCTGCGATCCCTTCGCCGGATAATTATGCTGCCATTGGTCAATACGTATGCATGGATAATCAAGTATGTAATCAGAGTATTACCGATACAGGATCACTGGAGAAGTTCATTCTCTCCGTTCGCAAATAA
- a CDS encoding winged helix-turn-helix transcriptional regulator yields MTQKKYNIPVEATLEIIGGKWKCVILCHLTHGKKRTSDLKRLMPAITQKMLTQQLRELEENGVVNRICYNQVPPKVEYELSEYGWSLKSILDSLCAWGERHIIKEYGDKFAVLEDNILNKNSMVKDHQPIG; encoded by the coding sequence ATGACTCAAAAGAAATATAATATTCCGGTAGAAGCGACTCTTGAAATCATCGGCGGGAAGTGGAAATGTGTCATTCTGTGCCATCTTACGCACGGCAAGAAACGGACGAGTGACCTGAAGCGTCTTATGCCGGCAATCACGCAAAAAATGCTGACCCAACAGCTTAGAGAATTGGAAGAGAACGGCGTCGTCAACCGAATCTGCTACAATCAGGTTCCGCCCAAGGTGGAATATGAGCTGAGCGAGTACGGTTGGAGCCTGAAATCGATTCTGGATTCGCTCTGTGCATGGGGGGAGAGACATATCATCAAAGAATACGGCGACAAATTCGCTGTGCTGGAAGATAATATTTTGAACAAGAACAGTATGGTGAAGGACCACCAGCCGATCGGCTGA
- a CDS encoding aldo/keto reductase, with the protein MIENLQSKATLQGGVQMPWFGLGVFQVEEGSELVEAVKSAIKHGYRSIDTAAIYGNESGVGQGIREALSENNLSREDLFITSKVWNSDLGYAETLAAYETSLSKLGLDYLDLYLIHWPVAGKYKEAWRALETLYKEGRVKAIGVSNFQIHHLEDLFADAEIKPMVNQVEFHPYLSQKELLQFSRENGIQLEAWAPLMQGGLLSQPLLQAIAAKYGKSVPQIILRWDLQHGVITIPKSTKEHRIIENASVFDFELTQDEMNQIDALNQNRRVGPDPDNFDF; encoded by the coding sequence ATGATAGAAAACCTGCAAAGCAAGGCAACACTTCAAGGCGGGGTTCAAATGCCCTGGTTCGGGCTTGGCGTATTTCAAGTGGAGGAAGGCTCAGAGCTGGTTGAAGCGGTAAAATCGGCAATAAAGCACGGGTATCGCAGCATTGATACAGCCGCCATTTACGGCAATGAGAGCGGCGTCGGCCAAGGCATTCGCGAGGCTCTTTCCGAGAACAATCTTTCCAGAGAAGATCTGTTCATAACTTCCAAGGTCTGGAATTCCGATCTGGGATATGCCGAAACGCTGGCCGCTTATGAGACGAGCCTGAGCAAGCTGGGTCTTGATTATCTCGATCTTTATCTCATTCACTGGCCGGTAGCGGGCAAATATAAAGAAGCTTGGAGAGCGCTGGAGACTTTGTACAAAGAAGGCCGCGTTAAAGCGATCGGAGTGAGCAATTTCCAAATCCATCATCTGGAGGACCTGTTTGCGGACGCCGAAATTAAGCCTATGGTGAACCAGGTGGAGTTCCATCCTTATCTTTCACAAAAAGAGCTGCTTCAATTCTCCCGCGAAAATGGTATTCAGCTGGAAGCGTGGGCGCCGTTAATGCAGGGCGGGCTGCTCTCTCAACCGCTTCTGCAAGCAATAGCCGCAAAATACGGTAAATCGGTCCCTCAAATCATTTTACGCTGGGATTTGCAGCACGGAGTCATTACCATCCCAAAGTCAACCAAAGAACATCGCATTATTGAAAATGCTTCGGTCTTCGACTTTGAACTGACTCAGGATGAGATGAACCAAATCGATGCCCTGAACCAAAACCGCCGCGTCGGCCCTGACCCGGATAACTTTGATTTCTGA